From the genome of Zalophus californianus isolate mZalCal1 chromosome 5, mZalCal1.pri.v2, whole genome shotgun sequence:
CAATCCAGTCTAGAGAACAACATTCAGGGAAACAGAGTACCAACACCTTCTTagaacatggaaataaaatagaactccATCAGAGCTACCTCGCCAAGGAGCATGTTGAAAGTCCAAAATAGCACCATTCATCAGTGTCTCAGGTCCTGTGGCAGCATCTCGGTCACTTACCACAAGGAAACAATGAGTTTCAAACTACTTCTATACATCAAAAGAGTACATGgataaaatatagatatacagACAATCGATGAACATAAACTACTAGGCTTGTTacatctaaatgaaaaaaaaaatggggactcTCAGCCTCTGCGAGAAGCAGTCGGGAGCTGTGTGAGTGAAAAGGCAGGAGTGAACCGGTTGTGTGAGAGCAGAGGGAGTTTGAGTTGTGGAAGACATCGTTGTCGAGAACCAGGCCTGAAGGCCCACCTGTAAGGGTTGTAAACGTGGATTCACAGTGTGAAATTCTGAGCGGTTTCACTTGAGTCAGAATGATTAAAAACTGGTTTGATGATACCTATTTGTCCACTGTAAATTCTCTAAAGCAAGGCTCAGAGTCCCATAGTTTCTTCTTATACTTGATgatttacacagaaaaaaatcccatataTGATACCATGACCTCATCAATACCCATACACCATATGTAATACAAATGGAGGTGTGATGATTAAAAAGGGTGGAGGTAACCGATGCCTGGGGAGTGGAGTTCACTGCTGCCAGGTGGAGTCAGGGAGGCGGCCTCAATCTGCTCTTCCTTCTTGCGGTTCACTTCCTTTGGgacaggaagtcttccctgaaaaGCAGGTGGacggagacacacacacacacacacacacacacacacacacacaggacactTAGTCATGCTTCTGAAACCATTTGAAAtcttttgcttctccctcccaccttttATCCTTGAACTCCAGATGTTTTGCAAACAGAGTTTACATATTAAACACAGTTCACCCGAATGTAAATATTAGGTCTGTGGGGGCATGAAGTAATTAAACACTCGCTGCCTTGACTTCAGGAGAATCAAGTGCTTCTCTAATGGCTGTGCCCAGCCATGTGGGAGGCAGCATTCCCCAGAGTCAGGTTTCTGAGGACAGTTTCTAGTAGGAGACAGGGCCCAACATGAGGCTGGGTAAGAGGTGCTTGTAAGAGtgttaatacattttctttaaagcattCAGGGGCTGTGGTGGAGGTGGGTAATTGCCAGTTTTCcaatatatagtaaaaatattaaaaaaaaaaaaaaggaggtcaCAGCTTGTACAAAAAGGTCACTTATGTATGGTTTATTCTCTGAACAACCGGCCCAGTCCACGTGGGCCTGATAAGCAGAACCACGAGTGGGCACCAAAGGTGGGAGTGCGTGCGAGGAAGAGGAGGGCAGTGGGACACTCAGGCCAGGGGACAGTGAGGCCCACCTCGTTTGGCCTGGGGCTAGTCTAAGTCTGTCCTCACACGCCTGAGGTGCGTGAGGTGCTTGTGTTTCCGTCTAGAATAATACAACCGCAGTGCGACTGGTGCTCCATCCGGCACCCATGGGGAGAAGCTCTCCATCACAACCAGAGAGCGAGAGGAAGGGACGAGTAGCCCATCTGCTCAAGGGATGATAAGTCTTAACTTTTAACTTTACCACAAACACCCTGTATATCCCAACCAGACATGAAAACAGGGATTTGACAATAGTCTGTCTTTCAGCCAAACCATTAATTGCTGGAGTTTTCTCAGACACATTATCCAATAcggttttaaaagatttttttttttcctttttgctcagATCACATGTTTCAAGAGGACATTTACAATAAGCTGTTTTGACTGGTTGAATACTTGGGTTAAAATAATAATCTTGCTTTGAGATCTGTAAATTACTGCATTggaatttcttttaagaattcaACTTTCAAACAACTTGAAACAATGTTTGCAGCAGCCCCAGGATGAACTAAATGTAACAGATAATTCAGCTTTAATAAGTCTTACTTgctgtacatattttaaaaaaaatacctggtaTGCCtaaattttgtgtttaaaaatctCAGACTTTGAGAGCATACATTTTCAGGATGTACAGAAAGTCCACTCTGTGTGTACTTTCATGTTCCAGTCTTAGACTGTGATTTAGAAGTTGTTTTGGTATCACTAAATAGGAATAGAACCAAATCagaaaactgaattaaaatgtaCTCACACATacttaaagatctaaataaatttCTAGCATCTGCCCATCATATTGGGCAGTGTTTTTCAGTTGTGCAAATAATTTTAATCTTGAAATTTTGGCATATAAtcccaagatttaaaaaaagaaatgcactgtAATCCTGGTGCTTTTAAACTGTctgtcctccctctcctctcagcCAGTCACCCCGGTTCAAGATATGACAAACTGCGGTTTGGGACAAAGGAAGAACTCAGTGGCTGCTAATTATCACAGGCCAGGAAGGAAAATCAAAGCTTCCTAAGTATGATTTCATTCAACTAGAACTATACTCTGCCCTTAAAGCTGCTCACTTCAGTTCATACTTACTCTGTTCAGAAGTGAATATATAGTCAGTCTCTGTATAAGTCTCCATGGAAAatacacaacaaaaacaaatgaagattGGGTGGGATTCTGGGTAATTTGGGGAGCGgtatttccaggaaaaaaaatgtgaaggagaTTATTTCAGACTTGAATTTaccatttttactactttttctgttttgagaCCACCCCCCTCCCAGAACGTTCATgtcttcatttattattcatgTTCTGAGTGCCTACTGTGGCTTGAATACTCAGATTTTAAAGCTACAGAGatgaaaacagagacaaaaatagTCCCTGTCCATCCTGCCCTTTATTTTCTGTATGCGAGATTCCCGAGTAACTGGACAATGGCAAAGCAATGGTGGTAAGCCATGCGGACTGGCGTGCTACTAAAGCGCCCCGAGGGGCCACAACCCGACACGCCAAAAAAAGTTCTGCACATCCTCCCTTTGGAGGCTGGAATTTACTAGATTTCAGTCTTTACTTCC
Proteins encoded in this window:
- the LOC113929544 gene encoding neuronal regeneration-related protein isoform X3, which translates into the protein MVYYPELSVWVSQEPFPNKEMEGRLPKGRLPVPKEVNRKKEEQIEAASLTPPGSSELHSPGIGYLHPF